A single Lolium perenne isolate Kyuss_39 chromosome 6, Kyuss_2.0, whole genome shotgun sequence DNA region contains:
- the LOC127307929 gene encoding auxin-responsive protein SAUR71 yields MKRLFRRLSRVAAVDSASATTAYRQLRTPKQAPSSGGGGGGAKVPQGHVPVCVGEEGGPVERFAVRADLLGRPAFAALLMRAAQEYGYGHPGALRIPCPVADFRRLLVRLSSDDPCAAEC; encoded by the coding sequence ATGAAGCGCCTCTTCAGACGGCTCTCCCGCGTCGCAGCGGTCGACTCCGCCTCCGCCACGACAGCCTACCGCCAGCTCCGGACCCCGAAGCAGGCTCcttcctccggcggcggcggcggcggcgcgaaggTGCCGCAGGGGCACGTGCCGGTGTGCGTCGGCGAGGAGGGAGGCCCCGTGGAGCGGTTCGCCGTGCGCGCGGACCTTCTTGGCCGGCCGGCCTTCGCGGCGCTCCTCATGCGCGCCGCCCAGGAGTACGGGTACGGCCACCCCGGCGCGCTCCGCATCCCCTGCCCCGTCGCCGACTTCCGCCGCCTCCTCGTCCGCCTCTCCTCCGACGACCCCTGCGCCGCCGAGTGCTAG